One stretch of Hyla sarda isolate aHylSar1 unplaced genomic scaffold, aHylSar1.hap1 scaffold_1562, whole genome shotgun sequence DNA includes these proteins:
- the LOC130310220 gene encoding uncharacterized protein LOC130310220 has protein sequence MELKGLGFVPLLLAFWCAAWLATSYIMTVVLGHAASPLMSISDVGNVFPESILFRIGFIGTSIGTLVLTFLIYKYMVMHTEEFRGHQVLIQRILLAIVWASCFSTAVMHVLSPEEYPRIHFVSTIISITCEALYYLGQSIQMYKLPGAKKVIHHSRCTCCGLTFVCVVFYFGYETLKELFHNDEDWDEIREIPIIIIEWVMLLLILINIVTYYSTMQRLLLTVSRNSCTLSLRVKIDDFGV, from the exons atggagctaaaaggactggggttcgtccccctcctgttggcgttttggtgtgcggcctggcttgccaccagctacatcatgacggtcgtcctcggccatgcagcctcgccactgatgagcatcag tgacgtgggaaatgtctttcccgaaagcatattattcagaattggatttatagggacgtccattggcactttggtactaacctttcttatttataagtatatggttatgcatactgaagagttcaggggtcatcaggtcctgatccagaggatcctgctggccattgtgtgggcctcctgtttttccacagctgttatgcatgtattgtcccccgaagaatatcccaggatacactttgtcagcacgataatttccattacatgtgaagccttatactaccttgggcagtccatccagatgtataaattaccaggagcaaaaaaagtcatccaccatagtagatgcacctgctgtggcctgacttttgtctgtgtagttttctattttggatatgaaacattaaaggaattattccataatgatgaagactgggacgagatccgtgaaatccccatcataatcatcgagtgggtgatgcttctactgatcctgataaacatcgtgacctattattccaccatgcagaggttattgttgaccgtctccagaaacagctgcacactctctcttagagtaaaaattgatgacttcggggtgtag